The nucleotide sequence CATCACTTTCTGCAAAATGTGATGTAAATCACTCAATTCTATGTAAAACAACAAGTTAAAAAATTGGCACGCCTCTTGATTACCCTATAAGTGTTAAAAAACTTTTTGCTCAAAGGGGATGCAATGAAACTTATCAACGCAATTATCAAACCATTCAAATTGGATGATGTACGTGAAGCATTATCTGATGCTGGTATCGAAGGGATGACGGTATCAGAGGTAAAAGGCTTTGGTCGTCAAAAGGGTCATACTGAGCTATATCGTGGTGCAGAGTATCAGGTTGATTTCCTGCCGAAGGTAAAGCTGGAAATTGCAACGCAGGCTGAAAATGTCGATCGCGTTATCGAAGCAATTTCAAAGGCGGCACACACAGGAAAAATTGGTGACGGTAAAGTATTTGTTTACGACCTGAGCCAGGTAGTGCGTATTCGTACTGGTGAAATGGATACAGAAGCACTTTAAGCGATTGGAGATATTACGATGGAATTAACGACTACAGTTACAGAATTACGTTACGCACTGGATACATTTTTCTTCCTAATTTCGGGTGCGTTGGTTATGTGGATGGCAGCAGGTTTCGCAATGTTGGAAGCCGGTCTGGTCCGCTCTAAGAACACAACAGAAATCCTTACTAAGAACTTCGTACTATACGCAATCGCTTGTACCATGTACCTGCTGATTGGTTACAACATCATGTATGTTGATAACGCAGAAGGCGGCTTCCTGCCATCACTGGGTGCTCTGATTGGTACTCAGGCTGAAGGCGCAGACCACTCTCTGGAATCTGACTTCTTCTTCCAGGTGGTATTCGTAGCAACAGCAATGTCAGTGGTATCTGGCGCGGTTGCTGAGCGTATGAAGCTTTGGGCATTCCTAATCTTCTCAGTAGTACTGACAGGTGTAATCTACCCGGTTGAAGGTTACTGGACATGGGGCGGCGGTTTCCTTTCTGAAGCAGGTTTCAGTGACTTCGCAGGCTCAGGTATCGTTCACATGGCTGGTGCAGCAGCAGCACTTTCGGGTGTACTACTACTAGGTGCCCGTAAAGGTAAATATGGTAAGAATGGTGAAGTTCACCCGATTCCAGGTTCAAACATGCCTCTTGCAACGCTTGGTACATTTATCCTGTGGTTAGGCTGGTTCGGTTTCAACGGTGGTTCTCAGCTGATGGTATCTGACTTTGAAAACGCAACAGCAGTGGGTCAGATCTTCCTGAACACGAACGCAGCAGCAGCAGCAGGTGCAATTGCTTCACTGCTAGTA is from Vibrio sp. JC009 and encodes:
- the glnK gene encoding P-II family nitrogen regulator is translated as MKLINAIIKPFKLDDVREALSDAGIEGMTVSEVKGFGRQKGHTELYRGAEYQVDFLPKVKLEIATQAENVDRVIEAISKAAHTGKIGDGKVFVYDLSQVVRIRTGEMDTEAL
- a CDS encoding ammonium transporter, with the protein product MELTTTVTELRYALDTFFFLISGALVMWMAAGFAMLEAGLVRSKNTTEILTKNFVLYAIACTMYLLIGYNIMYVDNAEGGFLPSLGALIGTQAEGADHSLESDFFFQVVFVATAMSVVSGAVAERMKLWAFLIFSVVLTGVIYPVEGYWTWGGGFLSEAGFSDFAGSGIVHMAGAAAALSGVLLLGARKGKYGKNGEVHPIPGSNMPLATLGTFILWLGWFGFNGGSQLMVSDFENATAVGQIFLNTNAAAAAGAIASLLVCKTMWGKADLTMILNGALAGLVAITADPLSPSPMFSVAIGAVAGVIVVFSILALDKVKIDDPVGAISVHGVCGFFGIMVVPLSNGDASFGAQLLGAAVIFGWVFAASLAVWAVLKATVGIRVSEDEEMEGMDMQDCGIVAYPEFVSLK